In Leishmania infantum JPCM5 genome chromosome 33, a genomic segment contains:
- a CDS encoding glycosyl hydrolase-like protein: MARNLGPMLIGRELEGIWHTSIVVYGKEYYFDGGVGIVSDPNPGHTRFGQPYRTEVLGQTTKREEEFCAWTQQQHRAGFGPNDYRILDNNCNSFSDAASMYLLGRHISQDVLEMIPTLLSTPVGQMLRPMLEQATSGGAGIAAAGMLAPFSSSLASPPMTGGGDACAGLLSTRQTMTEADEEDLMVAQAMLESNETIADGHLSPAEAFEKTISGATLLRTVILNICEHPSDAKYRALSTESTAYQTKLKPLETYGVTELLRIAGFRRRPHSSGAGGEQWFLSDSDGSGAVLRRVAEVLEATIVNIQAAADEAAKRRGREKSAGVANKEAVSGSSAHSPCPPPPPALASGAAPTAAHAEAPLKAPSPATAKDGFDAHKRKFAKFCLPPFPEDWIPLPVGRESGAPLFSIRCRVTSTSECPYCFGKCRLSENLEHLKAYYCSSDGREVEIYGGYEVLCVRRGEEKALTWVPAPLAFAAQAQHSTRFIFTAYGHFGVGRAEYGGGVHPGVMEPSGRCVVPYGGRAVVVTNDAEVLCETARLPPAVVRELKRLERGTHLAELLRAASGQPIDSFDELLHTWQPPTFYMKPRSLRPHTVLGPTSVAWGVTEDAAKRSAVDVAGREPSPAISESAAYSALPLAPRLLVCHDMGGGYTRADRRVFLCEGAPASATASAEGMGKDGRTTPYVRLETVEGAYTVSYWNRVDYFAYFSHRRISVPPREWIENGHSHGVPVLATLITEGDGSVADLELLLTDARRMAAIIARLVDVCDTYGFDGYLLNIESPLPPNMAKRLVVFCRLLRKQLNRPSSAARGAPAAAVAADRLVIWYDAVTIEGKLMYQNALNSHNKPFFDVGDGIFTNYFWEPMHLAQTKTIAGNRGADVYVGVDVFGRGMYGGGGYNTHVAVAEAAHARLSVALFAPGWTMECESNGRRDSFQKAEGRMWFPMQEKFSYHARIIWPTGATTGSPQPSTTADARDTHREQALCVWTSFQSGVGYDFYVNGHRVTGGNAAASVVGTSGWCEVSGAHDLPPFLFEAPPSVPPSGALPPAARGTASGHRGSFAAVPIRLPATPVKGNVQDPFVRAEWRYDKAWFGDCHLACFVPPMEAAEVVRWYVRDALPATSLTELHIEIVFDWTDETEERAGVQRGLRLGLFSFTRGAFEICIWETAAVAAAVEVEGVRGLVVRASLAREGGSEGEGNPTRATSGWERVHYQLRNTSTEPLHLTSISVANGDPRRTLNCGVGGVAISHWRAGTSTVAAGAAAQATSPRRHSVLWAHGPHSWTPHHTFRTRKASEQVLTLEGADDVFARLRAKHGLNASIVVFASVSSATAGLGVSDSTSTEAEDEQAAAAVPPGRRRREECHTMYVGKYSIHPYVAATYEGSLLIPVSLPSGVTVEEVEYYTVQNEC, encoded by the coding sequence TGGAGCAGGCCACGTCCGGCGGTGCAGGcattgccgccgctggcatgCTCGCTCCTTTCAGCTCTTCCcttgcgtcgccgccgatgactggcggcggcgacgcgtgTGCTGGGCTGCTGAGCACTCGTCAGACGATGACAgaggcggacgaggaggacttgatggtggcgcaggcgatgCTGGAGAGCAATGAGACAATCGCGGACGGGCACCTCAGCCCCGCGGAGGCGTTTGAGAAGAccatcagcggcgccacgctACTGCGGACGGTGATACTGAATATTTGCGAGCACCCCAGCGATGCCAAGTATCGGGCACTGTCTACCGAGAGCACGGCTTATCAGACAAAACTGAAGCCACTCGAGACGTATGGggtgacggagctgctgcgcattgCAGGCtttcgccgccgtccgcacagcagcggcgccggcggtgagCAGTGGTTCCTGTCGGACAGCGATGGCAGCGGAGCTGTGCTGCGTCGTGTGGCGGAGGTTCTCGAGGCAACCATCGTGAACATCcaggccgctgccgacgaaGCGGCCAAGaggcgaggcagagagaagagcgcagGCGTCGCAAACAAAGAGGCGGTGAGCGGCTCCTCGGCTCATTCGCcatgcccccctcctccgcctgctcTTGCATCCGGTGCTGCGCCAACAGCGGCTCATGCCGAGGCACCGCTCAAGGCGCCctcgccagcgacggcgaaggaCGGCTTCGATGCGCACAAGAGAAAATTTGCCAAGTTCTGCCTGCCGCCGTTTCCGGAGGACTGGATCCCGCTCCCCGTTGGCAGGGAATCAGGGGCCCCACTCTTCTCtatccgctgccgcgtcacGAGCACTTCGGAGTGTCCTTACTGCTTTGGCAAGTGCCGCCTCTCCGAAAATCTGGAGCACCTGAAGGCTTActactgcagcagcgacggcagagAAGTTGAGATATACGGCGGGTACGAGGTTCTCTGCGTGCGGCGTGGGGAGGAAAAGGCGCTGACGTgggtgccggcgccgttggCGTTCGCGGCGCAAGCTCAGCACAGCACACGGTTCATTTTCACGGCCTACGGTCACTTTGGTGTTGGTCGGGCCGAGTATGGAGGCGGCGTGCACCCCGGCGTCATGGAGCCGTCTGGCCGCTGCGTGGTGCCCTACGGCGgacgcgccgtcgtcgttaCCAACGACGCCGAGGTACTCTGCGAGACGGCCaggctgccgccggcggtggtgcgggaGTTAAAGAGGCTTGAGCGCGGTACGCATTTGGCCGAGCTGTTGCGTGCCGCTAGCGGCCAGCCAATCGACTCCTTTGACGAGCTCCTGCACACATGGCAGCCGCCGACGTTTTACATGAAGCCGCGCTCACTGCGCCCGCACACTGTTCTCGGACCGACGTCGGTAGCGTGGGGTGTAACAGAAGACGCCGCCAAGAGGAGTGCGGTCGACGTGGCAGGCCGAGAGCCTTCCCCGGCTATCAGTGAGTCAGCGGCATACAGCgcgttgccgctggcgccgcgcttGCTTGTCTGCCACGACATGGGCGGAGGCTACACGCGCGCCGACCGCCGCGTCTTTCTTTGCGAAGGCGCGCCAGCATCTGCCACCGCATCTGCGGAGGGGATGGGCAAGGATGGTAGGACTACTCCGTACGTGCGCCTGGAGACCGTGGAGGGCGCGTACACGGTGAGCTACTGGAATCGCGTTGACTACTTCGCGTACTTCTCGCATAGGCGGATTAGCGTGCCGCCACGTGAGTGGATTGAAAATGGCCACAGCCACGGTGTGCCAGTGCTTGCTACCCTGATCACCGAGGGGGACGGCAGTGTTGCGGACCTGGAGCTGCTCTTAACCGATGCGAGGCGCATGGCGGCCATCATTGCTCGCCTGGTGGACGTGTGTGATACCTACGGCTTCGACGGCTATCTCCTCAACATCGAAAGCCCACTCCCACCGAACATGGCGAAGcgcctcgtcgtcttctGCAGATTGCTCCGCAAACAGCTGAACCGCCCCTCTTCGGCGGCGCGtggcgcaccagctgcggcggtggccgccgaTCGCCTCGTTATCTGGTACGATGCAGTCACCATTGAGGGAAAGCTGATGTACCAGAACGCACTCAACTCCCACAACAAGCCGTTCTTTGACGTTGGTGATGGCATCTTCACCAATTACTTCTGGGAGCCAATGCACCTGGCGCAGACCAAGACGATCGCCGGCAACCGAGGCGCCGACGTCTACGTCGGCGTGGACGTCTTTGGCAGGGGCATGTATGGCGGGGGCGGCTACAACACGCACGTTGCTGTCGCCGaagccgcgcacgcgcgcttgTCGGTGGCGCTTTTTGCCCCTGGCTGGACGATGGAGTGCGAGAGCAACGGCAGGCGCGACAGTTTTCAGAAGGCGGAAGGCCGGATGTGGTTCCCTATGCAGGAGAAGTTCTCCTATCACGCCCGGATCATCTGGCCCACAGGTGCCACCACAGGTTCCCCGCAACCGTCCACCACGGCTGACGCGCGGGATACACACCGCGAGCaggcgctgtgcgtgtggacTTCATTTCAGTCCGGTGTGGGCTACGACTTCTACGTCAACGGCCACCGTGTGACCGGAGGCaatgccgctgcttccgTGGTGGGCACCAGCGGCTGGTGCGAGGTTTCTGGTGCGCACGACCTCCCTCCGTTTCTCTTCGAAGCGCCTCCGTCGGTCCCGCCCAGTGGAGCGCTACCGCCTGCCGCGCGAGGGACGGCGTCGGGCCACCGTGGCTCCTTTGCCGCAGTTCCGATTCGGCTGCCCGCGACACCGGTCAAGGGCAACGTGCAGGACCCTTTCGTTCGTGCGGAGTGGCGCTACGACAAGGCGTGGTTTGGAGATTGCCATCTCGCTTGTTTCGTGCCTCCAATGGAGGCAGCCGAGGTGGTACGGTGGTACgtgcgcgacgcgctgccggcgactTCCTTAACCGAACTCCACATTGAAATCGTGTTCGACTGGACGGACGAAACCGAGGAACGGGCGGGAGTGCAACGTGGACTGCGGCTGGGACTGTTTTCCTTTACACGTGGCGCCTTCGAGATATGTATCTGGGAgacggctgcggtggcggccgcggtggaggtggagggcgtCAGAGGCCTCGTCGTTCGTGCGTCGCTagcgagagagggtgggagtgagggagaaggcAACCCGACACGGGCCACGTCGGGGTGGGAGCGGGTGCACTATCAGCTGCGCAACACCTCAACGGAGCCGCTTCACTTGACGTCTATCTCCGTTGCCAACGGAGACCCCCGCCGAACGCTGAACTGCGGTGTGGGTGGCGTCGCCATCTCTCACTGGCGTGCTGGGACGTCGACCGTggccgctggcgcagccgcgcaggcAACCTCGCCAAGGCGACACTCCGTCTTGTGGGCTCATGGGCCGCATTCCTGGACGCCCCACCACACCTTCCGCACGCGAAAGGCCTCCGAGCAAGTGCTTACTCTCGAAGGCGCGGACGACGTGTTTGCGCGGCTTCGCGCCAAGCACGGGCTTAACGCGTCTATCGTTGTGTTTGCTAGCGTCtccagcgcgacggcggggCTTGGAGTGAGCGACTCTACGAGCACAGAGGCAGAAGATGAGCaggctgcggctgcggttcCGCCAGGCAGAAGACGCCGCGAGGAGTGCCACACAATGTACGTGGGGAAGTACTCTATCCATCCTTATGTTGCCGCCACCTACGAGGGCTCCCTGCTCATTCCGGTGTCACTACCATCCGGCGTCACTGTCGAAGAGGTGGAGTACTACACCGTGCAAAATGAGTGCTGA
- a CDS encoding putative cell division cycle 45 (CDC45) — protein MATASGAPEPWERISTYYASTRKNINVLVAPTADAAAASLSLTYLMKVFLFPFQLHPTSSYDELKWFIEQTNFAQDSEREDDSSLRIDDLFILVGLGAPVLLEDYFDFTRHIVIVLDAYRPFHLGNLRREDGERCIIWGRDRIQVEVDDFFRKQRAEKAQRRRRHRRRQDMKRHEGHARRQRTEDGGEQNADVYSDESSISTSSEEEENADSDGDEDADLFDGEDDDATPSQSQDRVDWRSAPGEVSAHLEALYYACSCAGRSSAVEVYDLSVMLHRFHDTILWHAAVGVCDLYLRRLVDYATYLVEMAPLHEAVSLQQSVRRGILRDRTDEAVNSYHRASTNSMQLNNREEEQLYLLRHSTLWDAIWYDSQVASALDLHHVEDGRPRLSQLLASRCGVSIAMAQRPWREVPTDVGSEALCRVQAELQNWVNSQGNSIAYRNRIRCISRKVGYSTEVSTFDVCKLFTAEMAAVPPASVYVIERPPGKASLSPEEVAALAQRKLVEFQRGQFWRASAVLDIDPNEKLFHEALAGALSLQQAVADATGSMMQPGNVQSSTGIHYALPSDPAKTSPTLESFCTMRRLSVLAERLFFTLSMSRRRDRRALTALRPLILSCALPQARLAALPTASSGSGSGLPSGPGKDALAPAVHWSRASGAAPSASAATAAGGVFIGGGAQVEDTAEYVVVLTHGGNTGAGMTPLLPMYRFARCMQDEHFHTPPRQLFVERNAVQVRGRENTTYLAERMLLLSLKTTIPQHEFRKRRAPAVDEYDDDDVEWEAVEVVD, from the coding sequence ATGGCGACAGCTTCCGGGGCGCCGGAGCCGTGGGAGCGCATCTCCACCTACTACGCGTCTACCCGAAAGAACATCAACGTCCTTGTCGCTCCAACGGCcgacgcggccgcagcctccCTCAGCTTGACCTACCTCATGAAGGTGTTTCTGTTCCCCTTCCAGCTGCACCCCACTAGCTCGTATGACGAGCTGAAGTGGTTTATTGAGCAAACCAACTTTGCGCAGGACAGCGAGCGCGAGGATGACAGCAGCCTGCGCATCGACGACCTCTTCATCCTCGTGGGCCTCGGTGCACCCGTTTTGCTCGAGGACTACTTCGACTTCACGCGGCACATCGTCATCGTCTTGGACGCCTACCGCCCTTTTCACCTTGGCAATCTTCGCCGCGAGGACGGCGAACGCTGCATCATCTGGGGCAGAGACCGCATACAGGTTGAGGTGGATGACTTCTTTCGaaagcagcgcgccgagaaggcgcagcggcggcggcggcatcgccgccgccaggaCATGAAGCGCCATGAGGGCCAcgcgcgacgccagcgcaccGAGGACGGTGGGGAGCAGAACGCCGACGTCTACAGCGATGagagcagcatcagcaccagcagcgaggaggaagagaacgCGGACTCTGACGGTGACGAGGATGCCGACCTCTTTGATGGCGAGGACGATGACGCGACCCCGTCGCAGAGCCAGGATCGCGTGgactggcgcagcgcacctgGCGAGGTATCGGCGCACTTGGAGGCGCTGTACTACGCATGCTCTTGCGCCGGTCGCAGCAGTGCGGTGGAGGTGTACGACTTGTCAGTCATGTTGCACCGCTTCCACGACACGATTCTCtggcacgccgccgtcggcgtctgcgATTTGTATCTGCGCCGTCTCGTCGACTACGCCACGTACCTGGTGGAGatggcaccgctgcacgaGGCTGTCTCGCTTCAGCAAAGCGTGCGACGCGGCATTCTTCGCGACCGCACCGACGAGGCCGTCAACAGCTATCACCGAGCGTCCACAAATAGCATGCAGCTGAACAatcgcgaggaggagcagctctACCTGCTGCGGCACTCCACTCTCTGGGACGCCATCTGGTACGATTCGCAAGTGGCGAGCGCGCTCGACCTGCATCACGTAGAGGACGGCCGCCCGCGACTGAGCCAGCTGCTTGCGAGTCGCTGTGGTGTGTCTATCGCAATGGCACAGCGACCCTGGCGCGAGGTGCCAACGGATGTGGGCAGCGAAGCGCTATGCCGCGTACAAGCAGAGCTGCAGAACTGGGTGAATTCTCAGGGCAACTCCATTGCGTACAGGAATCGCATACGGTGCATCTCTCGCAAGGTGGGCTACAGCACTGAGGTGTCCACGTTCGACGTGTGCAAGCTCTTTACCGCTGAgatggcagcggtgccgccagcGTCGGTGTACGTCATCGAGAGGCCCCCAGGGAAGGCCAGCCTTTCACccgaggaggtggcggcgttggcacAGCGCAAGCTTGTCGAGTTTCAGCGGGGCCAGTTCTGGCGCGCAAGCGCTGTGCTGGACATAGACCCGAACGAAAAGCTGTTTCACGAAGCACTGGCGggggcgctgtcgctgcagcaggctgTGGCCGACGCGACGGGCTCCATGATGCAGCCCGGCAACGTGCAGAGCAGCACGGGGATTCACTACGCGCTGCCATCGGACCCGGCCAAGACCTCACCGACGCTGGAGAGCTTCTGCACCATGCGGCGACTCTCCGTCCTTGCGGAGCGGCTCTTCTTCACGCTTTCCATGAGCCGCCGGCGTGACCGGCGTGCTTTGACGGCGTTGCGGCCTCTCATCCTCTCCTGCGCCTTGCCGCAGGCACGCCTAGCGGCCCTGCCcacggcgagcagcggcagcggaagcggtTTACCATCTGGACCCGGCAAGGATGCGTTGGCGCCTGCTGTGCACTGGAGTAGGGCCAGTGGGGCTGCGCCTTCAGCgtctgccgccactgccgctggtggcgtTTTCattggcggcggtgcacagGTGGAGGACACGGCCGAGTACGTCGTCGTGCTAACCCACGGCGGTAACACGGGGGCTGGCATGACCCCACTCCTTCCCATGTACCGCTTTGCGCGGTGCATGCAAGATGAGCACTTCcacacgccgccgcgccagctcTTTGTGGAGCGGAATgcggtgcaggtgcgcggcCGCGAAAATACGACCTACCTGGCCGAGCGCATGCTGCTCCTGTCGTTGAAGACTACAATACCGCAGCACGAGTTCCGCAAGAGACGTGCGCCCGCGGTCGATGAGtacgatgacgacgatgtAGAGTGGGAGGccgtggaggtggtggactAG
- a CDS encoding putative udp-glc 4'-epimerase: MRVLVCGGVGYIGTHFVRELLRYSPHDVIIADSLEATHGSDVHVDTEKNYAARNPGANLEEVKRSGYRFAKLEVGDVRDVNFLEHVFTTHAPIDAVVHMCAHIVVPESVRDPLRYYDNNVVGMLRILQTMLKYKCDKLILSSTAALFGNPYARMKAGSTDEPDPMKPIQSNAKCMPESPYGTTKLVDEYMLKDCAAAYGIKSVCLRYFNACGADAEGDIGETHEPESHLIPLILRVPLADKINAYNAVHHPDRQKVNDYISIFGTDYPTPDGTCIRDYVHVKDLSSAHVRALDYLAKLTPDDKDKFFSTFNLGTSKGYSVREVIEAARRVTGHPIPEREEKRRDGDPPVLVASGEEAAAALGWNLEYESIDKIIDSAWKFHSKHPVGYELH, encoded by the coding sequence ATGAGGGTACTTGTCtgtggtggtgtggggtATATTGGTACGCACTTTGtacgcgagctgctgcgttACAGTCCCCATGATGTGATCATTGCCGACAGCCTCGAGGCCACTCACGGTTCTGATGTGCACGTGGACACGGAGAAAAACTATGCTGCACGAAACCCTGGCGCAAACTTAGAGGAGGTGAAGAGGAGCGGCTACCGTTTCGCAAAGCTGGAGGTGGGCGACGTGCGCGATGTCAACTTTCTCGAGCACGTCTtcaccacacacgcgccgatCGATGCTGTGGTGCACATGTGTGCACACATTGTGGTGCCGGAGAGCGTGCGCGACCCGCTTCGGTACTACGACAACAACGTCGTTGGTATGCTGCGCATCTTGCAGACCATGCTCAAGTACAAGTGCGACAAGCTCATTCTCTCCAGCACGGCTGCTCTCTTCGGTAACCCTTACGCTCGCATGAAGGCTGGCTCGACCGATGAGCCGGACCCGATGAAACCTATCCAGTCCAACGCCAAGTGCATGCCGGAGAGTCCGTATGGCACGACCAAGCTGGTGGACGAGTACATGCTGAAGgactgcgctgccgcctacGGTATCAAGagcgtgtgcctgcgctACTTCAatgcgtgcggcgccgacgccgagggCGACATTGGCGAGACCCACGAGCCCGAGTCGCATCTTATCCCGCTCATCctgcgcgtgccgctggCGGACAAGATTAACGCCTACAACGCTGTGCACCATCCGGACCGCCAAAAGGTGAACGACTACATCTCCATCTTCGGCACCGACTACCCAACTCCGGACGGCACGTGCATTCGTGATTACGTGCACGTGAAGGATCTGTCCTCGGCCCACGTACGGGCGCTGGACTACCTGGCTAAGCTGACCCCCGACGACAAGGACAAATTCTTTTCCACGTTCAACCTTGGCACGTCGAAGGGCTACTCAGTGCGCGAGGTcatcgaggcggcgcggcgcgtaACGGGACACCCGATTCCggaaagggaggagaagcgccgcgacggcgacccCCCGGTGCTCGTGGCGtccggcgaggaggcggcggcagcacttGGATGGAATCTGGAGTACGAATCGATCGACAAGATTATCGACTCCGCGTGGAAGTTTCACAGCAAGCACCCTGTCGGCTATGAGCTTCACTAA